GGAGCGGAAAATGGTTGTATCCCACAGGACGCTCGTACGCCGCAGCGCGCCCGGGGAAACGTCCTGTTCTCCCCTCCAAAGAATAGAGATTACATCCCGTATTTTTTCAATTTATTGTTAAGCGTTGTCCGAGTTATGTCGAGGATCTTGGCCGCTTCGCTCTTGTTCCCGCCGGTCTGTTCCAAGGTCGCCAGAATGGCCAGCTTCTGGACATCTTCCAGAGGTTGCCCGCCGAGATGCCCATTCCCCGTTTCGGCTGGAGCGTCCTGCTCGTAATGCCTGACCAAGGCGGGGGGAAGCTCCTTTTCCGTGATGTATTCGCCCATGGACAAGATGATCGCGCGCTCGATGGTGTTCTCCAACTCGCGGACATTCCCGGGCCAGGCATGATGGATGAGCATGTCCATGGCCAACGGCGTGAATCCCTTGACCGCCTTTCGATTCTTTTCCGCGAACCGCTTGAGAAAGAAATTGGCCAGCAGCGGGACGTCGTCCTCGCGCTCGCGCAGGGCGGGCAGTTTCAGGGCCATGACATGCAGCCGGTAGTAGAGATCCTCCCTGAAACGGCCTGCCTCCACTTCGGCCTTGAGGTCCCTGTTGGTAGCGGCGAGGATGCGCACGTCCACCGACTGCACCGAATCACTCCCCACCCGTTGGATTTCCCGCTCCTGGACCGCCCGAAGCAGCTTGGCCTGCATGGGCATGGATATCTCCCCTATCTCGTCGAGGAAAATAGTTCCCTTGTTAGCCTGCATGAACCGGCCGTCACGGCGCTTGTCCGCGCCGGTGAAGGCCCCTTTCTCATGCCCGAAGAGTTCCGATTCCAACAGGGTTTCCGAAAGAGCGGCGCAATTGATGGTCACCAACCGCTGTTTTTTCCTAACGCTGTTGGCGTGGATGGCTCGGGCGACAAGCTCCTTGCCGGTACCGGACTCCCCGGTGATCAGCACCGTGGCCTCGGTCGGGGCGACCACCTTGACCATTTCAACGACCGCCCGCATGGCGGGGCTGGTCCCGATGATGCCCGCCAAAGATTGCCCGGCGGAGACGGCCTCCTTGAGGTGGCGATTTTCCTCGGAGAGCCGCTTGTGCTCCAGAGCGCGTTCCAGGGTCAACTTGAGCTCGTCGAAATTGAGCGGCTTGGTCAGATAGTCGTAGGCCCCGAGCTTCATGGCCTCTACCGCCGCATCAACGGAGGAATAAGCCGTCATGATCAACACCGGAATGGCGGGGTTGTAGGCCTTGATCTCCTCCAACGCTTCAATCCCGCTGACCTTGGCCATGCGGACATCCATGAGCACGGCGTCGTAGGGGCGCTCCTTCACGGCCGAAACAGCTTCACCGCCGTCCATAGCCGAATCGGTGTCATACCCCCATCCGCCGAGGATGGTCCCCAGCATGGAGAGATGTCCCTTGTCGTCATCGACGACGAGTATGTTGGTTTTCATTGCTCTTTTCCTTAATGTGACTGCGGCAGGGTGATGGCGAACGCAGCGCCCCGCCCCGCAGCGCAGGCGACATGAATGTTTCCGCCGTGCCCTTCGACGATTTTGCGGACCACGGCCAGGCCGAGTCCGGTCCCCTGGCTCTTGGTCGTGAAATACGGATCGAAAATGGTCTCCAGAACCGCTTCGGGTATGCCCGGCCCGGTATCCTCGACCTCCATCACAAGGCCGTCGTCCGAACGCCGAGCGCGCAGGAACAGCTTCCCTCCGGACTCCATGGCCTGAATGCCGTTGATGCCGAGATTCAGCAGGGCCTGGATCATGCGATCGGGGTCCATCTCGGCCGGAGGCAGGTCCGGCGGCACGTCCACCGTAACTGCAACCCCCTGGCCCGCCGCATCCTGTTGCAACAACCGCGACACGGTATCCAAAATCACGGCCACATCCGCTTGCCGAAATTTGAAATCCGAAGGCCGGGAAAAATCCAGCAGTTCGGAGATGACCCGATTCAGCCGTTCCGTCTCGGCGATCATCACCGTGGCGGCCTTGCGGTTCTCGCTGCCCTCCTCGAACAACCCGGCGAAATAGGTCGCATACCCCTTGATGCTGCTCAATGGATTACGGACTTCATGGGCGATACCCGCCGCAAGATTGCCGATGGCCGCCATTTTCTCCCGCTGCTTCGCGTCGACCTGAAGCCGGTGAATCTCGGTCAAGTCACTGAGGATGAAAATGTTGCCCAAATGGACGTCCCCGTCCGTGGTCACCGGTGCGACGCCGACATTGGCGGGGAATTCCGTCTCCGGGGTGCGAACCCGCAACTCCCGAGTCACGGGAACGCCCGTTTTCGAGGACTCCTCAGCCAGGGCGACGACCTCGGGGGGAAGCACATCGTGCGCAGCGCCCCCCAGAGCCTCCTCGGGCAGGATGCCCAGAAGCGCGGCCGCGTCCCGGTTGATGCGCGTCACTTCGCCGTCCGGGCCGGTGACCACCATGCCAATAGGCAGATTGGCGACGATTTCCGCCGCAAAGGTCTGTGTATCGCGCAACTGCTCGCGGGACCGGCGATATGCCTGAACCCAGAACAGGGAAACCATGCAGCCCAGGCCCACCAGCAACAAGACGGCCGACGTGGTGATCATAACCCGGACGTCGGTCCGCCGGGCCTCCACAAAGGGTTCGATGTCCAGGCCTATGAATATCAGCGGTTTTTCCACAACCACGCCGGACGCAAACCTCTGCCGCTGCATCGCCCCCCAACGTCCGCTCCTACTCCTCATGTGATGCATCATATTGTGCATCTTCTGAGAACCGCCGGGGCCCAAGGAAACGAATTCCTTGTAAACGACGAAGGAGTCGGGCTCCCCGCCATCCTTCATGATGACGGATCGCGCCTTTTGGGCCGGCCGCAAGGATTTGATGCGGGCCGCACCAAGATAGGTGCCCCCGATCTTGCTTGAATCGCTATGGGCGAGAATGCGACCGTCCCGGTCGGTAAGCACGATATAGAGGATGTCCGGCAGTTCGGCGGTCGCGTCGATCAAAGCCTGAAGCCTGTCCTCGGCCCCGTAGTCACCCATCATGCCGACCTTGGCCCCGGCCTCGAAAGACCGGATGAGGGCCTCGCCCTTCTCGCCCAGCACCTTCTCCATATACCGCACTTCGCGGTTGTAGTTGAACACGGCCAAAACCACGACCACCAAAGTCATGATGGAGGCCATGCCGAGGATCATCCAGACGGATGCGGGACTTCCAAGAATTTTCGTTTTCAACTGCATGCCCAACCTGCCGGGTGCGAGTGACTAATTTTTAGACTGTTCAAAAATAAAACTGATTAAAATTTAACCACAAGCCCCCTTCTTGGCAAGACTGAATCGCCCCCCATCTTTTAAATTAAAACAATATTGTTAATTAAATCAAACTATTGGAGAATACAAACAAACT
The sequence above is drawn from the Desulfovibrio sp. Huiquan2017 genome and encodes:
- a CDS encoding sigma 54-interacting transcriptional regulator, which codes for MKTNILVVDDDKGHLSMLGTILGGWGYDTDSAMDGGEAVSAVKERPYDAVLMDVRMAKVSGIEALEEIKAYNPAIPVLIMTAYSSVDAAVEAMKLGAYDYLTKPLNFDELKLTLERALEHKRLSEENRHLKEAVSAGQSLAGIIGTSPAMRAVVEMVKVVAPTEATVLITGESGTGKELVARAIHANSVRKKQRLVTINCAALSETLLESELFGHEKGAFTGADKRRDGRFMQANKGTIFLDEIGEISMPMQAKLLRAVQEREIQRVGSDSVQSVDVRILAATNRDLKAEVEAGRFREDLYYRLHVMALKLPALREREDDVPLLANFFLKRFAEKNRKAVKGFTPLAMDMLIHHAWPGNVRELENTIERAIILSMGEYITEKELPPALVRHYEQDAPAETGNGHLGGQPLEDVQKLAILATLEQTGGNKSEAAKILDITRTTLNNKLKKYGM
- a CDS encoding ATP-binding protein, which codes for MQLKTKILGSPASVWMILGMASIMTLVVVVLAVFNYNREVRYMEKVLGEKGEALIRSFEAGAKVGMMGDYGAEDRLQALIDATAELPDILYIVLTDRDGRILAHSDSSKIGGTYLGAARIKSLRPAQKARSVIMKDGGEPDSFVVYKEFVSLGPGGSQKMHNMMHHMRSRSGRWGAMQRQRFASGVVVEKPLIFIGLDIEPFVEARRTDVRVMITTSAVLLLVGLGCMVSLFWVQAYRRSREQLRDTQTFAAEIVANLPIGMVVTGPDGEVTRINRDAAALLGILPEEALGGAAHDVLPPEVVALAEESSKTGVPVTRELRVRTPETEFPANVGVAPVTTDGDVHLGNIFILSDLTEIHRLQVDAKQREKMAAIGNLAAGIAHEVRNPLSSIKGYATYFAGLFEEGSENRKAATVMIAETERLNRVISELLDFSRPSDFKFRQADVAVILDTVSRLLQQDAAGQGVAVTVDVPPDLPPAEMDPDRMIQALLNLGINGIQAMESGGKLFLRARRSDDGLVMEVEDTGPGIPEAVLETIFDPYFTTKSQGTGLGLAVVRKIVEGHGGNIHVACAAGRGAAFAITLPQSH